The Streptomyces sp. NL15-2K genome contains a region encoding:
- a CDS encoding cysteine desulfurase family protein: MAYLDHAATTPMLPEAVEALTAHLSVTGNASSLHASGRRARRTVEEARETLAEALGARPSEIVLTAGGTEADNLAVKGLYWSRRDADPARTRVLASPVEHHAVLDAVHWLGEHEGATVEYLPVDRYGRVRPEALREAIARNPDDVALATIMWANNEIGTILPVRELADVAAEFGIPLHADAVQAFGQVPVDFAASGLAAMTVSGHKIGGPYGIGALVLGREYTPVPVLHGGGQERHVRSGTLDVPAIASFAVAGRLAAEQREWFAQEIGSLRDALVEAVRTAVPDAILGGDPAPEGRLPANAHFTFPGCEGDSLLLLLDAQGIECSTGSACTAGVAQPSHVLLATGIDPDLARGTLRFSLGHTSTEADVEAVGKAIGPAVERARAAGLT, encoded by the coding sequence ATGGCATACCTCGACCACGCCGCGACCACCCCGATGCTCCCCGAGGCAGTCGAGGCACTCACCGCGCACCTGAGCGTCACCGGCAACGCCTCCTCCCTCCACGCATCCGGACGCCGCGCGAGGCGAACCGTCGAGGAGGCCCGGGAGACCCTCGCCGAAGCCCTCGGCGCACGCCCCAGCGAGATCGTCCTCACCGCCGGCGGCACCGAGGCCGACAACCTCGCCGTCAAGGGCCTGTACTGGTCCCGCCGCGACGCCGACCCGGCCCGCACCCGGGTCCTCGCCAGCCCCGTCGAACACCACGCCGTCCTCGACGCCGTCCACTGGCTCGGCGAACACGAGGGCGCCACGGTCGAGTACCTCCCGGTCGACCGGTACGGCCGCGTCCGCCCCGAGGCGCTCCGCGAAGCCATCGCCCGCAACCCCGACGACGTCGCCCTCGCCACGATCATGTGGGCGAACAACGAGATCGGCACGATCCTGCCGGTCCGTGAACTCGCCGACGTCGCCGCCGAGTTCGGTATCCCGCTGCACGCCGACGCGGTCCAGGCCTTCGGCCAGGTCCCCGTCGACTTCGCCGCCTCCGGCCTCGCCGCGATGACGGTGTCGGGCCACAAGATCGGCGGCCCCTACGGCATCGGAGCCCTGGTCCTGGGCCGTGAGTACACCCCCGTCCCCGTCCTGCACGGCGGCGGCCAGGAACGCCACGTCCGCTCCGGCACCCTGGACGTTCCCGCGATCGCGTCCTTCGCGGTGGCCGGACGGCTGGCCGCCGAGCAGCGCGAGTGGTTCGCCCAGGAGATCGGCTCCCTGCGCGACGCCCTGGTCGAGGCGGTCCGTACGGCCGTCCCGGACGCGATCCTCGGCGGCGACCCGGCACCGGAGGGCCGCCTCCCCGCCAACGCCCACTTCACCTTCCCCGGCTGCGAGGGCGACTCCCTGCTCCTCCTCCTCGACGCCCAGGGCATCGAGTGCTCCACCGGCTCCGCGTGCACCGCCGGAGTCGCCCAGCCCAGCCACGTCCTGCTGGCCACCGGCATCGACCCGGACCTGGCCCGCGGCACCCTCCGCTTCTCCCTCGGCCACACCTCCACGGAGGCCGACGTCGAGGCGGTCGGGAAGGCGATCGGCCCGGCGGTGGAACGGGCGCGCGCGGCGGGACTGACGTAA
- a CDS encoding DUF4190 domain-containing protein gives MQLTAPATRRTGIRDADGMAVASFILGLIGLLVFNVFLGPIAIALAAVALWRDTNRRGRAYLGMGLGVADLLVLVTFMQMDSTVSWSF, from the coding sequence ATGCAACTCACCGCACCGGCCACCCGCCGCACCGGCATCCGCGACGCCGACGGCATGGCCGTCGCGTCCTTCATCCTCGGCCTGATCGGCCTCCTCGTCTTCAACGTCTTCCTCGGCCCGATCGCGATCGCCCTGGCGGCGGTGGCGCTGTGGCGGGACACGAACCGTCGGGGCCGGGCGTACCTCGGAATGGGGCTGGGGGTTGCCGACCTGCTGGTTCTGGTCACCTTCATGCAGATGGACAGCACCGTGTCCTGGAGCTTCTGA
- a CDS encoding ATP-binding protein encodes MLLRFRVANHRSIRDECELSLIGAELKEGTARDTGLKHDGRPVPGLCVLGVFGANASGKTNLLRAMVDMREAVRTSFADWPKFSGVPRQPFKLDRESADETTLFEVDLVVGHQRKIRFTYGFELSDERVEAEWLHAYPHGERQVWFDREAGRPESEGSEFVFEGDGFTGNREALVGYTRPDALFLTTGATLNDPQLTALHRWFMDNLWLVTPGEDITGRTTFTQRMLTEKSAKNTRNAYHERILQLLAIADLGITGIDVDPESGGIRLTHRTPDGGDVALEFLSEESFGTHAWFAFLGPMLTVLDNGTTLLVDELDSSLHPTLAAEVVRIFQDPKANPNDAQLIFTTHDATLLGNAVLDRPLDPEQVWIAAKERSGTSSFYPVTAAHPAEDEDLESGYLRGRYGGVPRVGAGAIARELSWQEAKETA; translated from the coding sequence GTGCTCCTCCGTTTTCGGGTGGCCAATCACCGCTCGATCCGTGACGAGTGCGAGCTGTCGTTGATCGGCGCCGAACTCAAAGAGGGCACGGCGCGGGACACCGGCCTCAAGCATGACGGGCGGCCGGTTCCGGGGCTGTGCGTCCTGGGCGTCTTCGGTGCCAACGCGTCGGGCAAGACCAACCTGCTCCGGGCCATGGTGGACATGCGGGAGGCCGTGCGGACCTCGTTCGCGGACTGGCCGAAGTTCTCCGGAGTACCCCGTCAGCCCTTCAAGCTCGACCGGGAAAGCGCCGACGAGACGACACTCTTTGAGGTGGACCTGGTTGTAGGCCACCAGCGGAAGATCCGCTTCACCTATGGCTTCGAACTGTCCGACGAACGCGTCGAGGCCGAGTGGCTGCACGCCTACCCCCACGGCGAGCGCCAGGTCTGGTTCGACCGGGAGGCGGGCCGACCGGAGTCGGAAGGCTCCGAATTCGTCTTCGAAGGGGACGGCTTCACCGGGAATCGCGAAGCCCTCGTCGGCTACACGAGGCCTGACGCCCTGTTCCTCACCACTGGCGCCACCCTCAATGATCCCCAGCTGACGGCATTGCACCGCTGGTTCATGGACAATCTGTGGCTGGTCACACCGGGCGAGGACATCACGGGGCGGACGACGTTCACGCAACGGATGCTCACCGAGAAGAGCGCGAAGAACACGAGGAACGCCTACCACGAGCGGATCCTCCAGCTCCTCGCCATCGCCGACCTGGGTATCACCGGAATCGACGTCGACCCCGAGTCCGGAGGCATCCGGCTCACACACCGGACGCCGGACGGCGGTGATGTCGCGCTGGAATTCCTGAGTGAGGAATCGTTCGGTACGCACGCCTGGTTCGCGTTCCTCGGCCCCATGCTCACGGTGCTGGACAACGGGACGACGCTGTTGGTCGACGAACTCGATTCCAGCCTGCACCCCACCCTGGCCGCCGAGGTCGTACGGATCTTCCAGGACCCCAAGGCGAACCCGAACGACGCCCAGCTGATCTTCACCACGCACGACGCCACCCTGCTCGGAAACGCGGTCCTCGACCGGCCGCTCGACCCCGAGCAGGTGTGGATCGCGGCGAAGGAACGCTCAGGGACATCCAGCTTCTATCCCGTGACCGCCGCACACCCGGCGGAGGACGAAGATCTGGAGAGCGGATATCTGCGCGGCCGCTACGGTGGCGTACCGCGCGTTGGCGCGGGAGCGATCGCTCGTGAACTCTCCTGGCAGGAGGCGAAGGAAACAGCGTGA
- a CDS encoding RloB family protein, with protein sequence MSRRGGLWQDGGHGGAGTSGSQRRRRGSKDDQFAPVPYRPPVSKEQRVIFIGCEGEVTEPQYLDHLNARYGDGGDGARQPFLIHPITAKNGLTPSRAVAAVREHKQAKGVEGWAMFDRDDHHDIQKALQDAAEANIQVCFSHPSFELWLLLHFQPFSGRQSGKNKNVLEKLRAAHPAYRSFDVKNDKSVKGPRRDALDDDAAKKAVAHARTLVNQCEHGDCKANKGKPKPVKRDSVPEPWNKWAARSGHAEDCQVLNRDPSTDVWRLLVSLGIVEDRPR encoded by the coding sequence GTGAGCAGGCGGGGCGGACTGTGGCAGGACGGCGGTCATGGCGGTGCGGGGACGTCGGGATCTCAGCGGAGACGCAGGGGGAGCAAGGACGACCAGTTCGCGCCCGTCCCCTACCGGCCGCCGGTCTCGAAGGAGCAGCGGGTCATCTTCATCGGCTGCGAGGGCGAGGTCACTGAACCGCAGTACCTCGACCACCTCAACGCCCGCTACGGAGACGGCGGAGACGGGGCGCGGCAGCCGTTCCTGATCCACCCGATCACCGCCAAGAACGGCCTGACGCCGTCCAGGGCGGTCGCCGCCGTGCGGGAGCACAAGCAGGCGAAAGGGGTGGAGGGGTGGGCCATGTTCGACAGGGATGACCACCACGACATCCAGAAGGCCCTTCAGGACGCCGCCGAAGCCAACATCCAGGTGTGCTTCTCACACCCTTCCTTCGAGCTGTGGCTGCTCCTGCACTTCCAGCCTTTCAGCGGGCGGCAGAGCGGCAAGAACAAGAACGTCCTGGAGAAGCTGCGCGCGGCGCACCCGGCGTACAGGTCCTTCGACGTCAAGAACGACAAGAGTGTCAAGGGCCCCCGCCGTGACGCGCTGGATGACGACGCGGCGAAGAAGGCGGTCGCTCACGCCAGGACCCTGGTCAACCAGTGTGAGCACGGCGACTGCAAGGCAAACAAAGGCAAGCCCAAGCCCGTCAAGCGGGACAGCGTCCCCGAACCGTGGAACAAGTGGGCCGCGCGTTCCGGACACGCCGAGGACTGCCAAGTCCTGAACCGGGATCCGTCCACCGACGTATGGCGGCTGCTGGTCAGCCTCGGCATCGTGGAGGACCGGCCGAGGTAG
- the mnmA gene encoding tRNA 2-thiouridine(34) synthase MnmA: protein MTDTPQRSRPLRVLAAMSGGVDSAVAAARAAEAGHDVTGVHLALSANPQSFRTGARGCCTIEDSRDARRAADVIGIPFYVWDLADRFREDVVEDFVAEYEAGRTPNPCLRCNEKIKFAALLDKALALGFDAVCTGHYAQVIVNSDGTRELHRASDMAKDQSYVLGVLDDRQLAHAMFPLGDTVTTKDEIRAEAERRGLAVAKKPDSHDICFIADGDTQGFLAGRLGKAEGDIVDESGAKLGTHEGAYGFTIGQRKGLRIGTPAPDGKPRYVLDISPVDNTVTVGPAAALDVTGLTAIKPRWCGAAPTGPGSYTAQLRAHGGETEVTAELIDGSLEVSFAEPVRGVAPGQAIVLYDGTRVVGSATIASTVRATAAVS from the coding sequence ATGACTGACACCCCGCAGCGCTCCCGTCCTCTTCGCGTCCTCGCCGCCATGTCGGGCGGAGTCGATTCCGCCGTCGCCGCCGCCCGCGCGGCCGAGGCGGGCCACGACGTGACCGGTGTCCACCTCGCCCTCTCGGCGAACCCCCAATCGTTCCGCACGGGCGCGCGTGGCTGTTGCACCATCGAGGACTCGCGCGACGCCCGTCGCGCCGCGGACGTCATCGGCATCCCGTTCTACGTGTGGGACCTCGCCGACCGCTTCCGGGAGGACGTGGTCGAGGACTTCGTCGCCGAGTACGAGGCCGGCCGCACCCCGAACCCCTGCCTGCGCTGCAACGAGAAGATCAAGTTCGCCGCCCTGCTCGACAAGGCGCTCGCTCTCGGCTTCGACGCGGTCTGCACGGGCCACTACGCCCAGGTGATCGTGAACTCGGACGGCACCCGCGAGCTGCACCGCGCCTCCGACATGGCCAAGGACCAGTCGTACGTTCTCGGCGTCCTGGACGACCGCCAGCTCGCCCACGCGATGTTCCCGCTCGGTGACACGGTCACCACCAAGGACGAGATCCGCGCCGAGGCCGAGCGCCGCGGCCTGGCGGTGGCCAAGAAGCCCGACTCGCACGACATCTGCTTCATCGCGGACGGCGACACCCAGGGCTTCCTCGCCGGCCGGCTCGGCAAGGCGGAGGGCGACATCGTCGACGAGTCCGGCGCCAAGCTGGGCACGCACGAGGGTGCGTACGGCTTCACCATCGGCCAGCGCAAGGGCCTGAGGATCGGCACCCCGGCGCCCGACGGCAAGCCGCGCTACGTCCTCGACATCTCCCCGGTGGACAACACGGTGACGGTCGGCCCGGCCGCCGCCCTGGACGTGACCGGGCTGACCGCGATCAAGCCGCGTTGGTGCGGGGCCGCCCCGACCGGCCCCGGCAGCTACACGGCCCAACTGCGCGCCCACGGCGGCGAGACCGAGGTCACCGCGGAGCTGATCGACGGCTCCCTGGAGGTGTCGTTCGCGGAGCCGGTCCGCGGCGTGGCCCCCGGCCAGGCGATCGTCCTGTACGACGGCACGCGCGTGGTGGGCTCGGCGACGATCGCGTCGACAGTGCGGGCGACGGCCGCGGTGTCCTAG
- a CDS encoding N-acetylmuramoyl-L-alanine amidase produces MGARRASKDTGSAKHTGADSDRRIGRRALLIGGTVAAAGTAVLARDQLARLWWRAPGVEKPRKEGEVDYAGARWVAASSANWRMADRPDDYGIDMVIIHVTQGSFASAVKAFQDPGHQAAAHYIVRQDGHVTQMIRELDVAYHAGNRDYNERSVGIEHEGFVDRPQDLTAEMYEASARLTARVCARYDIPVDREHIIGHVEVPGTDHTDPGPHWDWDRYMELVKKARTAVA; encoded by the coding sequence ATGGGGGCGAGACGAGCATCCAAGGACACGGGCAGCGCCAAGCACACGGGCGCGGACTCCGATCGGCGCATCGGGCGCCGTGCCCTGCTGATCGGCGGGACGGTGGCCGCGGCGGGCACGGCGGTGCTGGCCCGTGACCAGCTGGCGCGTCTGTGGTGGCGTGCGCCCGGCGTGGAGAAGCCGCGCAAGGAGGGCGAGGTCGACTACGCCGGCGCGCGCTGGGTGGCCGCGTCGTCGGCGAACTGGCGGATGGCGGACCGGCCCGACGACTACGGCATAGACATGGTGATCATCCACGTCACCCAGGGCAGCTTCGCCAGCGCGGTGAAGGCGTTCCAGGACCCGGGGCACCAGGCGGCCGCGCACTACATCGTCCGCCAGGACGGGCACGTCACGCAGATGATCCGCGAGCTGGACGTGGCGTACCACGCGGGCAACCGCGACTACAACGAACGCAGTGTCGGCATCGAGCACGAGGGTTTCGTGGACCGGCCGCAGGACCTCACGGCCGAGATGTACGAGGCCTCGGCCCGGCTCACGGCCCGGGTCTGCGCGCGCTACGACATACCCGTCGACCGCGAGCACATCATCGGGCACGTCGAGGTGCCGGGGACGGATCACACCGACCCTGGGCCGCACTGGGACTGGGACCGGTACATGGAGCTCGTGAAGAAGGCCCGTACAGCGGTGGCCTGA